A genomic segment from Dechloromonas denitrificans encodes:
- the hslV gene encoding ATP-dependent protease subunit HslV, which produces MEQYHGTTILSVRRGNSVAMGGDGQVTLGNVVIKSTARKVRRLYQGRILAGFAGGTADAFTLFERFEAKLEKHQGNLLRSAVELAKDWRSDRALRRLEAMLSVADKEVSLIITGNGDVLEPEHGIVAIGSGGSYAQSAARALLENTELSPRDIVTKSLEIAGDICIYTNRNFTIEALE; this is translated from the coding sequence ATGGAGCAATATCACGGCACGACCATCCTGTCCGTGCGCCGCGGCAATTCGGTGGCCATGGGCGGCGACGGTCAGGTCACGCTGGGCAATGTGGTGATCAAATCGACCGCGCGCAAGGTGCGCCGGCTTTACCAAGGCCGGATCCTGGCCGGCTTTGCCGGTGGTACGGCCGATGCCTTCACGCTTTTCGAGCGTTTTGAAGCCAAGCTGGAGAAGCATCAGGGCAATCTGCTGCGTTCGGCTGTCGAGCTGGCCAAGGACTGGCGCTCCGATCGCGCCCTGCGCCGTCTGGAAGCGATGCTTTCGGTCGCCGACAAGGAGGTCTCGCTGATCATCACCGGCAACGGGGATGTGCTTGAACCGGAACACGGTATCGTCGCCATTGGTTCAGGCGGTTCCTACGCCCAGAGCGCAGCGCGTGCGCTGCTTGAAAATACCGAGCTGTCGCCGCGCGACATCGTGACCAAGTCGCTGGAGATTGCCGGCGATATTTGTATCTATACCAACCGCAACTTTACGATCGAGGCGCTCGAATGA